CGAACATTTAAAAATTTGCCCAAAATTTTGTAAAAAAAACGGGTTTTCTGGATAATTTTTTTCAAGTCATACATTATTATCCAAAAACCCTTTTTTATGTAAACTAGCGGCTATAAAATCAATCAAAATCGGACAATTTTAAAAAATATATACTTATATGTCCAATAGCACGCTTTGTTTAAATTTTTTCAAATACTTTTCGTTTGTGGCATTTCTATTTTTTCTGTGGCTGGAAGCGCGACATCTTTTTCAAATACTGATTCTTGAGTTCATTCTCTTCCTCAAGGCGTTTGATTTCACTTTTTAAATACTGCATGTATTCGCGTGTTAATTTGACCCCACCGCGGACTGCAACATCCTCGTGCTGTTCCATCTCATCAAGCCACTGGTTCAATGACTTATCTCTAATGTCATTGTATGTATTATCTTTTGGAAAAAACATGATGTGTTCCTCCTTATCTTTTTCTATTTCTTTCCGTGCAAGCGCACTATTTTCTCGTAAACACTGCTTTCTCACCACCTGCACAGCTTAAATCCAGCTGTAATCTCCTCCGGTGAGTGCAAGAGACAAGAGAGCATCCATTCGTTCTACTTCCTCGACTCCTTTTACGACCTGAAGAAGCTTCGCATCCTCTTTTGCAACCGGCATCTGCTCATCCGGTCCAATCTCCATATCCGGTTCCTCACCACAATATGGGCATACAATCTGTGGTCCGATTTTTAAGGATAAAAAGCGGCTTCCACAATCCTTACATTCATAATATCCGCACATTTCTGTGCCATCTGGTACATAATACATGTTTGTTCTCCTTTTTTATGTAAACCTATCTGTTTTTTCAAAAATATCTTATCCGTTCGTTTGCGACGCACCGTAAAAGTGTACTTGCTGTTCGACCAATTTTTCTCCTTGGTAAACGAGCTTCAACGTGAAAAATCGAGATTCCTCTTCTAAGATCAATTTTAAAAAGACCGCGTCCCCTTCCCAGGTCGGAAGTTCCTGCACATTTTCTTTTGGAATCCAGGCAAGTTCCCCTTCGTCGCACTCGTGCAGTTCGCCTTCGAATTCGTTTGCGGTAAAAAGACACATTTCTTCCCGTTCTGTTTCATCGCTGATAAAAGTCACCAGTCCCCGGAACTGATAGTTCGTCAGATGAAGTCCCGTTTCCTCTGTAACTTCACGGAGCAGACATTCTTCCGGGCTTTCTCCCTGCTCCATGTGACCGCCTACACCAATCCATTTTCCGGCATTTGGGTCTTCTTTTTCTTTATTGCGATGGAGCATCAGGAACTTTCCATCCTGCTCAATATAACATAGTGTTGTCATTTTCATTCTGACCATCCTGCCTTTCTATCCACAGACTGACGATTCCTGCTTCGCTTTTTCCACGAGACGACGGAAAGAATCCGCAAAACGTTTATCATCTTCCTCA
This genomic window from Roseburia sp. 831b contains:
- a CDS encoding NUDIX hydrolase produces the protein MKMTTLCYIEQDGKFLMLHRNKEKEDPNAGKWIGVGGHMEQGESPEECLLREVTEETGLHLTNYQFRGLVTFISDETEREEMCLFTANEFEGELHECDEGELAWIPKENVQELPTWEGDAVFLKLILEEESRFFTLKLVYQGEKLVEQQVHFYGASQTNG